From a single Natronorubrum tibetense GA33 genomic region:
- a CDS encoding SprT family zinc-dependent metalloprotease, with protein sequence MTDEDLTIDDEIVARARIHAREVLCDHDLEIDRASLEWEVTTRARRRAGACRWNASREVATIVLTRQAYERYEWETFAGVVRHELVHAWEFQQYGESGHGSRFREQAARLEAPRHCETFSEPRYVLRCLASDCDWSARRHQASKPVKSPDQYRCGSCGSDIEVEHADSGRAWTSASGFGGTKAALGDDW encoded by the coding sequence GTGACCGACGAGGACCTCACGATCGACGACGAAATCGTCGCTCGAGCCCGGATCCACGCCCGTGAGGTGCTTTGCGACCACGACCTCGAGATCGATCGCGCGTCCCTCGAGTGGGAGGTCACCACGCGCGCCCGTCGTCGCGCGGGGGCCTGCCGTTGGAACGCGAGCCGCGAGGTCGCGACGATCGTGCTGACGCGACAGGCGTACGAACGCTACGAGTGGGAGACGTTCGCGGGCGTCGTCAGACACGAACTCGTCCACGCCTGGGAGTTTCAGCAGTACGGCGAGTCGGGACACGGCTCGCGGTTTCGCGAGCAGGCGGCGCGCCTCGAGGCCCCCAGACACTGCGAGACGTTTTCGGAGCCGCGGTACGTCCTCCGTTGTCTTGCGAGCGACTGCGACTGGTCTGCGAGACGCCATCAGGCCTCGAAACCGGTAAAATCGCCCGACCAGTATCGGTGTGGATCCTGTGGCAGCGATATCGAGGTGGAACACGCCGATAGCGGACGGGCGTGGACGTCCGCGAGCGGGTTCGGTGGGACGAAGGCGGCGCTCGGGGACGATTGGTGA
- a CDS encoding helix-turn-helix domain-containing protein produces MIRAQFLISLPEGVWLTDVSRTFPDARFTLLAGYQMGETAIELGEIRTDEPDTVVDALRTHPAITQFELLESTERRVLSKYETTDTDLYEFVELSSLPVEFPVVARNGWFEFDLTGTRAELEQLRTTLEAADVSYELQSVVSTTDSGTLLTDRQRELLEAAVREGYFEVPRECTLAALAETLEIDKATASTTLRRGEAALVKWFLTGPERKGTRIQ; encoded by the coding sequence ATGATCCGTGCACAGTTTCTGATCAGCCTCCCCGAGGGTGTGTGGCTGACGGACGTTTCACGGACGTTTCCCGACGCGAGGTTTACGCTTTTGGCGGGCTACCAGATGGGCGAGACGGCGATCGAACTCGGGGAGATACGCACGGACGAACCGGATACGGTCGTCGACGCGCTGCGCACGCACCCCGCGATCACCCAGTTCGAACTGTTGGAGTCGACCGAGAGACGCGTGCTCAGCAAGTACGAGACGACTGACACGGATCTCTACGAGTTCGTCGAACTGTCGTCGTTGCCCGTCGAGTTCCCGGTCGTCGCCCGGAACGGCTGGTTCGAGTTCGATCTCACCGGGACGCGTGCGGAACTCGAGCAGCTGCGGACAACGCTCGAGGCGGCTGACGTGTCGTACGAACTGCAATCAGTAGTCAGCACGACGGATTCGGGCACGTTACTGACTGATCGCCAGCGCGAACTCCTCGAGGCCGCTGTCCGAGAGGGGTACTTCGAAGTCCCGAGGGAGTGTACGCTCGCGGCACTCGCCGAAACGCTCGAGATCGATAAGGCGACGGCGAGCACGACGCTCCGCCGAGGCGAAGCGGCGCTGGTCAAGTGGTTCCTGACCGGTCCGGAACGGAAAGGAACCCGGATACAGTAG
- a CDS encoding DUF4188 domain-containing protein — protein MQAQDHSADGVNERKVTAERDEGFVVFHIGMRINALWKIHRWLPLVFVAPRMVRELVGDSESGLLGNRTVVGPGIRNIGFVQYWESFDALEAYARDSDRLHFPAWQEYYEDGINTDASVGIWHETYLVDADGFETIYNNMPAHGLAACDGTKIVSATARRKTAAGRLGDADDSFGDTSDSSRTASQ, from the coding sequence ATGCAAGCGCAGGATCACAGCGCTGACGGGGTGAACGAACGGAAAGTGACCGCCGAACGTGACGAGGGGTTCGTGGTTTTCCATATCGGCATGCGTATCAACGCGCTCTGGAAGATTCACCGGTGGCTCCCGCTGGTGTTCGTCGCGCCGCGAATGGTCCGCGAACTGGTCGGCGATTCGGAGTCGGGCCTGCTCGGCAACCGAACGGTAGTCGGACCCGGCATCCGAAATATCGGTTTCGTCCAGTATTGGGAGTCGTTCGACGCACTCGAAGCGTACGCTCGCGACAGCGACCGATTGCACTTCCCCGCCTGGCAGGAGTACTACGAGGATGGGATCAACACGGACGCTTCGGTCGGGATCTGGCACGAAACCTATCTCGTCGATGCGGACGGGTTCGAGACCATCTACAACAACATGCCGGCGCACGGACTCGCGGCGTGCGACGGAACGAAGATCGTCTCTGCAACGGCGCGACGAAAGACGGCTGCTGGCCGGTTGGGAGACGCGGATGATTCGTTCGGAGACACGAGCGATTCGTCCAGAACGGCCAGTCAATAG
- a CDS encoding HAD family hydrolase, with translation MAAYDAICFDLDQTLCEPTRDAATLLESTFDRVGCEPFCTPADLRAAVPSLPTAETDREFYENLFTAVVDRAETDLDTGIAPALAAQYLELQDPTAVRFRPGAKAALERARDCGPVGLITNGGRPTQTQKLEALDIADAFDVRVFTEPSAGIHPKPNAVPFEYALGELGVAPDAAIHVGDSLHADIAGANAMGIDSAWIDLGRDDRDGVEHEPTYELSSLEAFDTIIY, from the coding sequence ATGGCTGCGTACGACGCGATCTGTTTCGATCTCGATCAGACGCTCTGTGAACCCACGCGGGACGCCGCGACGCTGCTCGAGTCCACGTTCGACCGAGTCGGCTGCGAGCCGTTCTGTACGCCCGCGGACCTGCGAGCGGCCGTGCCGTCGCTGCCGACGGCCGAGACTGATCGCGAGTTCTACGAGAACCTGTTCACTGCGGTCGTCGACCGCGCCGAGACCGATCTCGACACCGGGATCGCGCCTGCGCTCGCCGCCCAATACCTCGAGTTACAGGATCCGACCGCCGTCCGGTTTCGTCCCGGCGCGAAGGCGGCGCTCGAGCGCGCCCGTGACTGTGGTCCGGTCGGCTTGATCACCAACGGGGGCCGGCCGACGCAGACGCAGAAACTCGAGGCGCTCGACATCGCGGACGCCTTCGACGTTCGCGTCTTCACAGAGCCGAGCGCGGGGATCCACCCGAAACCGAACGCAGTTCCGTTCGAGTACGCACTGGGTGAACTCGGGGTTGCACCCGATGCGGCGATTCACGTCGGCGACTCCTTACACGCGGATATCGCGGGCGCGAACGCGATGGGGATCGACTCGGCCTGGATCGACCTCGGCCGGGACGACCGCGACGGCGTCGAGCACGAACCGACGTACGAACTGTCGTCGCTCGAGGCCTTCGACACGATCATCTATTGA
- a CDS encoding HFX_2341 family transcriptional regulator domain-containing protein: MNVVKRVHIVPLGYEYDRIIEPIRAQRADLVYLLADDRTDGDRGPVDGDCVDGGPSGGDTTADGDAVTADYHDDLRTELESTVPEVETRRCDLGDVYAVLGEVTTIAAEHAEDTVSVNVSGAGTIAAIGATMACMDVSTDAHAYYVEPSDYAHEGEREPISTGIAATERLPTYPIDSPTPDQVAIMAFLADPNTWDGYHEERTSPPKKKDLIEYARDRELSFMADRRPPEERGGEDKGAFRVLDTHVLDPLEADGYVTIESVGRRRVVELTEQGTNAYRAFKHKLADGE, encoded by the coding sequence ATGAACGTCGTCAAACGAGTCCACATCGTGCCCCTCGGCTACGAGTACGACCGAATCATCGAGCCAATCAGGGCACAACGGGCTGACCTCGTCTACCTCCTCGCAGATGACCGAACCGACGGTGACAGGGGTCCCGTCGACGGCGACTGCGTCGACGGCGGTCCCTCCGGTGGAGACACCACCGCAGACGGCGACGCAGTTACCGCCGACTATCACGACGACCTCCGGACCGAACTCGAGTCGACCGTCCCCGAGGTCGAGACGCGACGCTGCGATCTGGGTGACGTCTACGCCGTTCTCGGCGAGGTGACGACGATCGCCGCGGAACACGCCGAGGACACCGTCTCGGTCAACGTCTCCGGCGCGGGAACGATCGCCGCGATCGGCGCAACCATGGCCTGCATGGACGTCTCGACGGACGCACACGCCTACTACGTCGAACCGTCCGACTACGCCCACGAGGGCGAACGCGAGCCGATCTCGACCGGGATCGCCGCGACCGAACGCCTTCCCACGTATCCGATCGACTCGCCGACGCCCGACCAGGTCGCGATCATGGCATTCCTCGCCGATCCCAACACGTGGGACGGTTACCACGAGGAACGGACGAGTCCGCCGAAAAAGAAAGACCTGATCGAGTACGCTCGAGATCGGGAGCTCTCCTTTATGGCCGATCGCCGACCACCGGAAGAACGCGGCGGCGAGGACAAGGGTGCCTTCCGCGTGCTCGATACGCACGTGCTGGACCCGCTCGAGGCCGACGGCTACGTGACGATCGAGTCGGTGGGTCGCCGCCGCGTGGTCGAACTGACCGAGCAGGGGACCAACGCCTACCGCGCGTTCAAGCACAAACTCGCCGACGGCGAGTGA
- a CDS encoding 3-dehydroquinate synthase II — protein MTRSVWVKADDTVGDWDDRRARITAALESGADWVLVDEDDVARVRELGDINVAAFRTDGDVTLVDNIDDAEADSEETEPAARPDAVVVGKEGEGDATIDLPEDFSGSADLSTLRRRDGDLERGAYVRILGQEYEQFAETAADEADYTIVVGEDWTIIPLENLIARIGEETDLVAGVTSAEEAKTAFETLEIGADSVLLDSDDPDQIRETVEVRDESERESLDLQYADVLDVEQIGSADRVCVDTGSLLEHDEGMLVGSMARGLVFVHAETAESPYVASRPFRVNAGAVHAYVRTPDGGTKYLSELQSGDEVQIVDTAGNTREAIVGRVKIEKRPMFRVALETDDGDRIETLLQNAETIKVPTRDGRTAVTDLEAGDELLLYYEDTARHFGEAVEESIIEK, from the coding sequence ATGACGCGATCTGTCTGGGTAAAAGCCGACGACACGGTTGGCGACTGGGACGACCGCCGTGCGCGGATCACTGCCGCACTCGAGTCGGGTGCGGACTGGGTACTGGTCGACGAGGACGACGTCGCCCGCGTGCGCGAACTCGGCGATATCAACGTCGCGGCGTTCCGAACCGACGGCGACGTGACGCTGGTCGACAATATCGACGACGCGGAAGCCGACAGCGAGGAGACCGAACCGGCCGCGCGTCCCGACGCCGTCGTCGTCGGGAAGGAAGGCGAGGGCGACGCGACGATCGACCTCCCCGAGGACTTCTCCGGCTCGGCGGATCTCTCGACACTTCGTCGACGCGACGGCGATCTCGAGCGCGGCGCGTACGTCCGTATTCTGGGCCAAGAGTACGAACAGTTCGCCGAGACCGCCGCCGACGAGGCCGACTACACCATCGTTGTCGGCGAAGATTGGACGATTATCCCCCTCGAGAATCTGATCGCCCGCATCGGCGAGGAGACCGACCTTGTCGCGGGCGTCACCAGCGCCGAGGAGGCCAAGACGGCGTTCGAGACGCTCGAGATCGGCGCCGATTCGGTCCTGCTGGATTCGGACGATCCGGACCAGATCCGCGAGACCGTCGAGGTCCGCGACGAGTCAGAACGCGAGTCGCTCGACCTCCAGTACGCCGACGTGCTCGACGTCGAACAAATCGGCAGCGCCGACCGAGTCTGCGTCGATACGGGCAGCCTGTTAGAACACGACGAAGGGATGCTCGTCGGCTCGATGGCCCGCGGTCTCGTCTTCGTCCACGCCGAGACGGCCGAATCGCCCTACGTCGCCTCCCGCCCGTTCCGGGTCAACGCGGGAGCCGTCCACGCCTACGTGCGCACGCCCGACGGCGGCACGAAGTACCTCTCGGAACTCCAGAGCGGCGACGAGGTCCAGATCGTCGACACCGCCGGCAACACCCGCGAGGCGATCGTCGGCCGCGTCAAAATCGAAAAGCGGCCGATGTTCCGCGTCGCCCTCGAGACCGACGACGGCGACCGCATCGAGACCCTCCTGCAGAACGCCGAGACGATCAAGGTCCCGACGCGCGACGGACGGACGGCGGTCACCGATCTCGAGGCCGGCGACGAACTCCTCCTCTACTACGAGGATACGGCGCGACACTTCGGGGAGGCCGTCGAGGAGAGCATCATCGAGAAGTGA
- a CDS encoding zinc ribbon domain-containing protein, giving the protein MTWLRALFAGGLSIFLPGAGHALIRDWLRALVFAGLYFSAVWFFFPISQMVDAASFSEGMDIANTQTDTMAQFFIMFIALFAAIDATFRAVGFPPNSSDSSDGPSCPQCGKELDDDLTFCHWCTTRLEPVDPEDEETPIDAEDSEQETPTRP; this is encoded by the coding sequence ATGACATGGCTTCGCGCGCTGTTCGCCGGCGGCCTCTCGATCTTCCTCCCCGGTGCAGGCCACGCCTTGATTCGGGACTGGCTCCGTGCGCTGGTGTTCGCCGGGCTCTACTTCTCGGCGGTCTGGTTTTTCTTCCCGATCAGCCAGATGGTCGACGCTGCGTCGTTCTCGGAAGGAATGGATATCGCAAACACCCAGACCGACACGATGGCGCAGTTCTTCATTATGTTTATCGCTCTCTTTGCGGCTATCGACGCCACATTCAGGGCGGTCGGCTTCCCGCCGAACAGCTCTGACTCGAGCGACGGCCCGTCCTGCCCGCAGTGTGGGAAGGAACTCGACGACGACCTCACGTTCTGTCACTGGTGTACGACCCGTCTCGAGCCGGTCGACCCGGAGGACGAGGAAACGCCCATCGATGCCGAAGATTCCGAGCAGGAAACGCCGACTCGTCCGTAG